Proteins from a single region of Thermotoga maritima MSB8:
- the hisIE gene encoding bifunctional phosphoribosyl-AMP cyclohydrolase/phosphoribosyl-ATP diphosphatase HisIE, with the protein MTLYPVVVQERTTGEVLMLAYANEEALELTKKTGYAHFFSRERQKIWKKGETSGNTMRVVEIRRDCDDDAYLYIVDFPEDKVACHTGNRSCFFKVEHRFEETGSPTFWLELYRLVRKRKEEMPEGSYTVKLFKEGKGKIAKKFGEEAVEVITGYLQNDRENLVWEIADMMYHLTVLMADAGVTVQDVMRELEKRRK; encoded by the coding sequence ATGACGCTCTATCCGGTGGTGGTTCAGGAGAGAACAACGGGTGAGGTGTTGATGCTGGCCTACGCGAACGAAGAGGCTTTGGAGCTCACCAAGAAAACGGGATACGCGCATTTCTTCTCGAGAGAGAGACAGAAAATCTGGAAAAAGGGAGAAACCTCTGGAAACACGATGAGAGTGGTTGAAATAAGAAGGGACTGCGATGACGATGCTTACCTGTACATCGTTGATTTTCCAGAAGATAAGGTGGCGTGCCACACGGGAAACAGATCCTGCTTTTTCAAGGTGGAGCACAGGTTTGAAGAAACGGGCTCTCCCACCTTCTGGCTTGAGCTGTACAGACTGGTGAGAAAAAGAAAAGAAGAGATGCCAGAGGGATCCTACACCGTAAAACTCTTTAAAGAAGGAAAGGGAAAGATCGCAAAGAAGTTCGGAGAAGAAGCAGTCGAGGTGATAACTGGCTACCTTCAAAACGACAGGGAAAACCTCGTCTGGGAGATAGCCGACATGATGTATCACCTCACCGTCCTCATGGCCGACGCTGGTGTCACTGTCCAGGATGTCATGAGAGAACTCGAAAAGAGAAGAAAGTGA
- the hisF gene encoding imidazole glycerol phosphate synthase subunit HisF, which yields MLAKRIIACLDVKDGRVVKGTNFENLRDSGDPVELGKFYSEIGIDELVFLDITASVEKRKTMLELVEKVAEQIDIPFTVGGGIHDFETASELILRGADKVSINTAAVENPSLITQIAQTFGSQAVVVAIDAKRVDGEFMVFTYSGKKNTGILLRDWVVEVEKRGAGEILLTSIDRDGTKSGYDTEMIRFVRPLTTLPIIASGGAGKMEHFLEAFLAGADAALAASVFHFREIDVRELKEYLKKHGVNVRLEGL from the coding sequence ATGCTCGCTAAAAGAATAATCGCGTGTCTCGATGTGAAAGACGGTCGTGTGGTGAAGGGAACGAACTTCGAAAACCTCAGGGACAGCGGTGATCCTGTCGAACTGGGAAAGTTCTATTCCGAAATTGGAATAGACGAACTCGTTTTTCTGGATATCACCGCGTCCGTTGAGAAGAGGAAAACCATGCTGGAACTGGTCGAAAAGGTGGCCGAGCAGATCGACATTCCGTTCACTGTTGGAGGAGGTATCCACGACTTCGAAACGGCCTCGGAGCTCATTCTCCGTGGTGCGGACAAGGTGAGCATAAACACGGCGGCTGTGGAGAATCCTTCTTTGATCACACAGATCGCTCAAACTTTTGGGAGTCAGGCCGTTGTCGTGGCGATAGATGCAAAAAGAGTGGATGGAGAGTTCATGGTCTTCACCTACTCCGGAAAGAAGAACACGGGCATACTTCTGAGAGACTGGGTGGTTGAAGTAGAAAAGAGAGGAGCAGGAGAGATCCTGCTCACCAGTATCGACAGAGACGGCACAAAATCGGGTTACGATACGGAGATGATAAGGTTCGTGAGGCCACTAACCACACTTCCCATCATCGCTTCCGGTGGTGCGGGAAAAATGGAACATTTCCTTGAAGCCTTCCTGGCAGGTGCCGACGCTGCCCTTGCGGCTTCTGTCTTTCACTTCAGAGAGATCGACGTGAGAGAACTGAAAGAGTACCTCAAAAAACACGGAGTGAACGTGAGACTGGAGGGGTTGTGA
- the hisA gene encoding 1-(5-phosphoribosyl)-5-((5-phosphoribosylamino)methylideneamino)imidazole-4-carboxamide isomerase: protein MLVVPAIDLFRGKVARMIKGRKENTIFYEKDPVELVEKLIEEGFTLIHVVDLSNAIENSGENLPVLEKLSEFAEHIQIGGGIRSLDYAEKLRKLGYRRQIVSSKVLEDPSFLKSLREIDVEPVFSLDTRGGRVAFKGWLAEEEIDPVSLLKRLKEYGLEEIVHTEIEKDGTLQEHDFSLTKKIAIEAEVKVLAAGGISSENSLKTAQKVHTETNGLLKGVIVGRAFLEGILTVEVMKRYAR from the coding sequence ATGCTCGTTGTCCCGGCGATAGATCTCTTCAGAGGAAAGGTAGCGAGGATGATAAAAGGAAGAAAAGAGAACACCATATTTTACGAAAAAGATCCCGTAGAACTGGTGGAAAAACTCATCGAAGAGGGATTCACACTGATTCACGTGGTGGATCTCTCGAATGCGATAGAAAACAGCGGCGAGAATCTTCCAGTTCTCGAGAAACTCTCTGAATTTGCCGAGCACATACAGATCGGAGGCGGGATCAGATCGCTCGATTACGCGGAAAAACTCCGAAAGCTGGGATACAGAAGACAGATCGTGAGCTCAAAGGTTCTGGAAGATCCTTCTTTCCTGAAATCCCTGAGAGAAATCGATGTGGAGCCCGTGTTCAGTCTGGACACTCGAGGTGGAAGAGTAGCGTTCAAAGGGTGGCTGGCGGAAGAGGAGATCGACCCTGTTTCTCTTCTGAAGAGACTGAAAGAATACGGCCTTGAAGAGATCGTACACACGGAGATCGAAAAAGATGGCACTCTTCAGGAGCACGATTTTTCTCTCACCAAAAAGATAGCGATCGAAGCTGAAGTGAAAGTACTCGCAGCGGGTGGTATCTCTTCGGAGAACTCTTTGAAAACAGCGCAGAAGGTTCACACAGAAACGAACGGGCTTCTCAAAGGTGTGATCGTGGGAAGGGCGTTTCTGGAGGGAATTCTCACAGTTGAGGTGATGAAGAGATATGCTCGCTAA
- the hisH gene encoding imidazole glycerol phosphate synthase subunit HisH, translating into MRIGIISVGPGNIMNLYRGVKRASENFEDVSIELVESPRNDLYDLLFIPGVGHFGEGMRRLRENDLIDFVRKHVEDERYVVGVCLGMQLLFEESEEAPGVKGLSLIEGNVVKLRSRRLPHMGWNEVIFKDTFPNGYYYFVHTYRAVCEEEHVLGTTEYDGEIFPSAVRKGRILGFQFHPEKSSKIGRKLLEKVIECSLSRR; encoded by the coding sequence TTGAGGATCGGAATAATCTCTGTTGGTCCGGGGAACATAATGAATCTGTATCGCGGAGTGAAAAGGGCATCCGAGAATTTTGAGGATGTTTCGATAGAGCTCGTGGAATCACCTCGAAACGACCTGTACGATCTTCTGTTCATCCCGGGTGTGGGACACTTCGGCGAAGGGATGAGACGTCTCAGGGAGAATGATCTCATCGATTTCGTAAGAAAACACGTCGAAGACGAGAGGTACGTGGTCGGAGTTTGTCTTGGAATGCAGCTTCTTTTTGAAGAGAGCGAAGAGGCACCCGGCGTGAAAGGTCTTTCTCTCATAGAAGGAAACGTCGTGAAACTGAGGAGCAGAAGACTTCCCCACATGGGCTGGAACGAGGTGATCTTCAAAGACACGTTTCCGAACGGGTATTACTACTTCGTCCACACCTACAGAGCTGTGTGCGAGGAGGAACACGTTCTGGGAACAACTGAATACGACGGTGAGATCTTTCCATCCGCGGTGAGGAAGGGGAGAATTCTGGGGTTTCAGTTCCATCCCGAAAAGAGTTCAAAAATCGGAAGAAAACTGCTTGAGAAGGTGATCGAATGCTCGTTGTCCCGGCGATAG
- the hisB gene encoding imidazoleglycerol-phosphate dehydratase (catalyzes the dehydration of D-erythro-1-(imidazol-4-yl)glycerol 3-phosphate to 3-(imidazol-4-yl)-2-oxopropyl phosphate in histidine biosynthesis), with protein MTVERLENGVIVQRNTNEIEISITLDTVHGKLEGSTGVNFFDHLLNTFCHYSGLGLRVSTCESKDGILHHLIEDFGISLGLAFRELFDYTKVRRFGEATVPMNEALVGCYVDLSGRPFFQKNFEFSVEKIEDMPVEGFEEFMCGFVNHARITVHFFKFFGKNDHHISESAMKSFGLAIAKALESSEKKTTKGVID; from the coding sequence ATGACGGTAGAAAGATTGGAAAACGGTGTGATCGTTCAGAGAAACACCAACGAGATCGAGATTTCCATAACGCTCGACACGGTACACGGAAAACTCGAAGGAAGCACGGGGGTGAATTTTTTCGATCACCTTCTGAACACCTTCTGTCATTACTCTGGCCTGGGTCTCAGGGTTAGCACTTGCGAAAGCAAAGACGGCATCCTTCACCACCTGATAGAGGACTTCGGTATTTCACTGGGGCTTGCATTCAGGGAGCTTTTCGACTACACGAAAGTGAGAAGATTCGGTGAAGCCACCGTTCCCATGAACGAAGCGCTGGTGGGATGCTACGTGGATCTTTCCGGAAGGCCCTTCTTCCAGAAGAATTTCGAATTCTCCGTTGAAAAGATAGAGGACATGCCCGTCGAGGGATTCGAGGAGTTTATGTGCGGATTTGTGAACCACGCAAGGATCACGGTTCATTTCTTCAAATTCTTCGGAAAGAACGACCACCACATCTCTGAATCTGCCATGAAATCTTTTGGACTAGCGATTGCCAAGGCTCTGGAGAGTTCAGAAAAAAAGACCACCAAGGGTGTGATAGATTGA